The sequence below is a genomic window from Salicibibacter cibarius.
AGCATTGGCCGCCGAAATAGAGGGACTGAACATGAATTCTTTGTCAGACTACAACGTTGGGCAATATGATCCGGTTACCGGAGAATTTGCCGGGTATGAAGTGATCGGTGCTCCTCAGCCACTTCCCGGAACCAGTGTTATTCAGATGCTGCAAATCAGTGAAGAACGAGACATTTTAGAGGAAGAACGAAACAGCACTGCATTTATTCATGACATTGCCATGTCTTGGAGGCTTGCGCAACAGTTTATCGAAGCAGATTTCGGTGACCCTGATTTTGTGGATGATCTGGATGATAACATAAACGACCCTGAACGCAATGCTGTTTGGGCAGAAGAAATCTCCAGCGACAGTCTGCTGCCCATGGATGCTGAGCAGTCTTACGAAGACGCTGATCCTAACACCACTCATATTACCGTCGTTGATGACGATGGAACCGTTGTCTCCATGACGAACACACTTACAGATTTCTGGGGAGCCGGAGAATATACCGAAGGATTTTTCCTTAATAACCAGATGGCGAGGTTCAGCATCGGCGAGGGAGAGGAAAATGAACCGGAGCCCGGCCGGCGTTCCGTGACATGGTCTTCTCCGTTGATTGTCGCTGATGAAGAGGGGCCGGTGATGGGCATTGGAAGTCCCGGAGGTGAGCGAATTCCAATCATGCTTACGCAAGTGGTAGCTGATTGGGCCGGAGGTACGGATCTTGATGAAAGTGTGGAAGCCCAACGTTTTCATTTGGATGAAAATGAGCTCATCATGGAAGAAGCCCCAGACCCTGACCAACGGGATGCATTGCTTGACATCGGTTATAGTGAGATTCGTGAACCCCCTACACAGCTCTACTTCGGATCGATTCAGGCTTTGGCTATCGATCGGGAAACCGATGAGCTTTTAGGGGCAACTGATCAACGGCGTGAAGGGGACTGGCGCATGGAAACAACAGATTAATGCAGTATGGTTGAAATAAATGATTGCCTAGTTGTGACACCAAATAATCATGAAATGGCTGACATGAATCGCCCGAGCGGTTGTGTCCGCCAATGCTGATCTTTTTATGTCGGTCGGACATCGGTGGTAAAACCGAGGCGTGAGCGGTAAATTAAATCAATATGCACTAATCTCTTAGCATTCAGGGAACCCTAACTTAGACGTTGTTTAATCCCGACTTTTTCTTCTCGTATTTCACGCGGGCTTTCCTCCAACGTCATCATTTTTAAAAAGAGGAAGGTTCTATGGCATCGATAAATGGAAAAGATCAATATCAAAGAATCGCTATTTTAGATCAAATGAGGGGACTGGCTTTACTAGCCATTTTTTTGGCCAATGTGCCTGGGCTGGCGCAAGTAAATACGGATGGCCAGTCCTTCATAAATCAAGCCGTATATGATTTTTTATCCATCGTGCTGGACGATAGCGCAAGGCCATTGTTTGCGTTTATGTTCGGTATGAGCCTGCTTCTCATTTATACCAAATTACAAAATAAAGACGTGAATCCATATCCGACGTTATTGAGAAGACTTTTATTGTTGGCTTTTGCAGGGGCTATTCACGGCTATGCCATATGGGCAGGCGACATCCTACTTATGTATGCCATGGCGGGATTTGTGTTGTTGCTATTTATGAATTTGTCTGCAAAATGGTTACTTACAGCCGCCTTGCTTTTTTGGTTAGGATATACGGTAGGGATCGATGTTATGAATTATTACTCGCCCTATGATTTTTCCCTTAATGGGTGGTTGAAACATCTATTACTTGGTTCGGGGGAACCTCCAACAGGAGCAGAGTATTTAATTAATGAGTTCACTTCGATGGTGCGGCATTTAGGCTTTTTCCTTTTTGGGATGTATGCTTATCGTAAGGGGCTGCTCTCGTTCATAAAGGGGAAAAGAACGTTTATGTGGTTCCTGACTTTTGTTTTTATTGCCGTCGGGTTAGCGGGGAAGACAAGCCTTTATTACGGTTCTTACAGTCCTATGGACACTTTTTATCCCTTTGTTTTGACCATTGGCATGATCCTGTTCATTATTTTGTTGGGGACAAGCAGAACGATGATCTCAAAGGCTCTCCTGCCGTTTTCCGCTATCGGGAAAATGGCGTTCACTCATTATCTCCTGCAATCCCTTGTGTTCGTGAGTGTGTTTTATTTAAGTGGACGGACAATTTTTCCGGGAATCGGCATATGGACAGAACCAACTTATTTGTTTGCCCTCAGTATAGGTATCATTTTATTCGTGGCACAAATGATTTTTAGCCATTTTTGGTTAAAGAAATTTTATTATGGCCCGTTT
It includes:
- a CDS encoding gamma-glutamyltransferase; translation: MILNMIYSTFHRHTGFVFSVIATVSFVLSGCTSEEETDNETEPSETQDQNVTPPDDQNVDDEIDNESEDDEPDIPAAYGVSAGHPEAVDAGMEVLENGGNAADAAIAAAYAISVVEPFASGIGGGGVGLIQEQGQEPQAYDYREVVPEEGIPASDIGVPGFVAGMMELHKGHGMADWQDLMDPSIDLAESAEVSETLAQQLQSAQDRLPTEQLEHFYPGGVPLEEGANLEQPELADTLREIRDRGGEAFYEEDIGEALAAEIEGLNMNSLSDYNVGQYDPVTGEFAGYEVIGAPQPLPGTSVIQMLQISEERDILEEERNSTAFIHDIAMSWRLAQQFIEADFGDPDFVDDLDDNINDPERNAVWAEEISSDSLLPMDAEQSYEDADPNTTHITVVDDDGTVVSMTNTLTDFWGAGEYTEGFFLNNQMARFSIGEGEENEPEPGRRSVTWSSPLIVADEEGPVMGIGSPGGERIPIMLTQVVADWAGGTDLDESVEAQRFHLDENELIMEEAPDPDQRDALLDIGYSEIREPPTQLYFGSIQALAIDRETDELLGATDQRREGDWRMETTD
- a CDS encoding DUF418 domain-containing protein; its protein translation is MASINGKDQYQRIAILDQMRGLALLAIFLANVPGLAQVNTDGQSFINQAVYDFLSIVLDDSARPLFAFMFGMSLLLIYTKLQNKDVNPYPTLLRRLLLLAFAGAIHGYAIWAGDILLMYAMAGFVLLLFMNLSAKWLLTAALLFWLGYTVGIDVMNYYSPYDFSLNGWLKHLLLGSGEPPTGAEYLINEFTSMVRHLGFFLFGMYAYRKGLLSFIKGKRTFMWFLTFVFIAVGLAGKTSLYYGSYSPMDTFYPFVLTIGMILFIILLGTSRTMISKALLPFSAIGKMAFTHYLLQSLVFVSVFYLSGRTIFPGIGIWTEPTYLFALSIGIILFVAQMIFSHFWLKKFYYGPFEWLWRIGTYRRVVSLKRRI